The following proteins are encoded in a genomic region of Paenibacillus sp. FSL H3-0469:
- a CDS encoding HAD family hydrolase codes for MTIQAVLFDLDGTLLDRDTSLLKFVQDQYRRYPELQTVDHELFVQRFIELDNHGYLWKDKVYQQLIQEFSIPKLDWSSLLNDYVYNFQQHCSGYPNLLAMLTELKNHGLKIALISNGYGQFQYDNFKALNIGHLFDEVLISEWEGLRKPDPAIFHRALTRLGVAAEHAIFVGDHPDNDIRASREAGMKAVWKRNDPFVTVVEADAVIDDLAELVELLLKKSPEEAKYLRG; via the coding sequence CTGACAATCCAAGCGGTTCTTTTTGATTTGGATGGAACACTGCTGGACCGTGACACCTCTCTGTTAAAGTTTGTCCAAGATCAATACCGGCGCTACCCGGAACTTCAAACCGTTGATCATGAGCTGTTTGTCCAGCGCTTCATCGAGCTTGATAATCACGGTTACCTATGGAAGGACAAAGTTTATCAACAGCTCATACAAGAGTTTTCTATTCCAAAGCTGGACTGGAGCTCACTGCTCAATGATTACGTATACAACTTCCAGCAACATTGTTCAGGTTACCCGAATTTGTTAGCTATGCTTACTGAGCTCAAGAATCATGGTCTGAAGATTGCGTTAATCTCGAATGGTTATGGCCAATTTCAATACGATAATTTCAAGGCCTTGAACATCGGGCATTTATTCGATGAGGTGCTTATCTCCGAATGGGAGGGACTGCGCAAGCCAGATCCGGCTATTTTCCATCGCGCTTTGACCCGGTTGGGTGTAGCCGCAGAGCATGCTATTTTTGTTGGCGATCATCCGGATAACGATATACGTGCGAGCCGCGAAGCAGGAATGAAGGCTGTCTGGAAACGGAATGATCCGTTTGTCACAGTGGTCGAAGCGGATGCTGTCATTGATGATTTGGCAGAATTAGTGGAGCTCTTATTGAAAAAAAGCCCCGAAGAAGCCAAATATCTTCGGGGCTGA